Proteins encoded within one genomic window of Marasmius oreades isolate 03SP1 chromosome 6, whole genome shotgun sequence:
- the TPK2 gene encoding cAMP-dependent protein kinase catalytic subunit, whose protein sequence is MLKRMTSKFHLHHGHNKDPVDISSSESSTGSSLLGQYDHRGSISTQRTSLSVSDWSKRGDSLDYDPAEQVARRAKGTYRLSDFIIQRTLGTGSFGRVHLVRSKHNLRFYAVKVLNKQRVVKMKQVEHTNNEQQMLGFVQHPFIINLWGTFQDTSNLYMVMDFVPGGELFTLLRRSNRFPDPVAKFYAAEVALALNHLHKLDIIYRDLKPENILLNSDGHIKIADFGFAKICSTTTWTLCGTPDYLAPEIIGQHRYNKSVDWYALGVLIFEMLSGLPPYHQPEANQLKLYEKIHQGPTHIRWPAAFSPLATDLILKLMEGNPSKRYGNLRHGAGDVFAHGWFREVDWDKLGAREIQAPYIPKIQGDGDASAFDKYPEDNASAAYGVLTPDPYGLEFPDFDYAL, encoded by the exons ATGCTTAAGCGAATGACAAGCAAATTCCATCTACATCACGGTCATAACAAGGATCCAGTTGATATTAGTTCCTCAGAATCCAGTACGGGGTCGTCTCTACTGGGCCAATACGACCATCGCGGATCGATATCGACGCAGAGAACATCTCTCAGTGTCAGTGACTGGAGCAAACGGGGGGACAGTCTGGATTATGACCCGGCTGAACAAGTGGCGAGGAGAGCTAAGGGTACATATCGTCTGTCAGATTTCATTATACAACGTACGCTTGGAACAGGTAGCTTTGGCCGAGTGCATCTAG TGCGGAGCAAGCACAATCTCCGGTTCTACGCCGTCAAGGTCCTTAATAAGCAGAGAGTGGTCAAGATGAAGCAGGTCGAGCATACGAATAACGAACAGCAGATGCTTGGATTTGTCCAACATCCTTTCATCATCAATCTCTGGGGAACGTTCCAAGATACATCTAACCTGTACATGGTCATGGATTTTGTTCCCGGTGGCGAGCTTTTCACGTTATTGAGGAGGTCAAAT AGATTCCCGGACCCCGTCGCCAAGTTTTATGCCGCGGAAGTCGCACTAGCACTCAATCACCTGCATAAACTCGATATCATCTATCGCGATCTCAAGCCTGAAAACATCCTACTAAACTCGGATGGCCATATCAAAATCGCTGACTTTGGTTTCGCGAAGATCTGCTCGACGACGACGTGGACTTTGTGCGGAACGCCCGATTACCTTGCCCCAGAG ATCATTGGTCAACATCGTTACAACAAAAGTGTCGACTGGTACGCTTTGGGTGTTCTCATTTTTGAAATGTTGTCGGGCCTTCCTCCATATCATCAACCTGAAGCAAACCAACTCAAACTCTACGAGAAGATTCACCAAGGACCCACACACATACGATGGCCAGCAGCTTTTAGCCCTCTCGCTACGGATTTGATTCTCAAACTCATGGAGGGTAATCCTTCGAAACGTTACGGCAACTTGCGACATGGTGCTGGAGACGTATTTGCGCATGGGTGGTTTAGGGAAGTAGATTGGGACAAGCTTGGGGCTCGTGAAATACAAGCTCCGTATATACCAAAGATCCAAGGTGATGGCGATGCAAGCGC CTTCGATAAATATCCGGAGGACAACGCCTCTGCAGCATACGGAGTGCTTACTCCCGATCCCTATGGACTTGAATTCCCGGATTTCGATTATGCTTTATGA
- a CDS encoding uncharacterized protein (CAZy:AA1): MVGRLNILLAFNLAVVTVVRAAGPVTSLVVSNGPVNPDGFQRNAVVVNSSFIGPVITGRKGDTFKINVINQLTDPEMERTTTIHWHGLTQDYTNWADGTASVTQCPIAPNAEYLYEFQAHHAGTFWYHSHLSSQYCDGLRGAFVVYDPQDPHRDLYDVDDESTIISLADWYHTAAKKISATTHFGIPDAGLINGVGRHYRGLDTDKTKLTVIKVKKGKRYRMRLINMACDPMFKFYIEGHDVDIIEVDGISHKKLTVDSLKIYAGQRYSFILDANKRVDNYWIRSKPNAGLEQSFINGLNSAVLRYEGAPDVEPDPTDEDDVIQKLNKPLKESKLAPLERLNVPGQPRPGGVDYALHLQWGFNKTTPNFMVNKKEMVAPSAPVLLQILSGTTDPSKLLPKGMVYPLPMNSSVEISMSGGILGIEHPLHLHGHSFDVVRVAGSNEYNYVNPVHRDVANTGGLRDNVTIRFRTDNPGPWFLHCHIDWHLVTGMGIIFAEGINQTRTDIKPPAAWNELCAKYDALPPDVKGGE, encoded by the exons ATGGTTGGCCGTCTGAATATTCTACTCGCATTCAACCTCGCCGTGGTCACAGTGGTGCGAGCGGCGGGCCCAGTAACCTCGTTGGTCGTCTCTAATGGGCCAGTGAACCCCGATGGCTTCCAGCGAAACGCTGTTGTCGTCAACTCGAGCTTCATCGGTCCCGTGATTACTGGACGAAAG GGAGACACATTCAAGATCAACGTGATTAACCAGTTGACTGATCCCGAAATGGAAAGGACAACGACCATC CATTGGCACGGACTCACTCAAGATTATACCAACTGGGCAGACGGCACGGCTTCTGTCACGCAATGCCCCATCGCCCCGAACGCTGAATACCTATATGAATTCCAAGCGCACCACGCCGGGACGTTTTGGTATCATTCGCATCTGT CTTCACAGTACTGCGACGGCTTGCGGGGCGCTTTCGTTGTGTACGACCCGCAAGATCCCCATCGTGACCTCTATGATGTGGACGATG AATCGACTATTATATCTCTGGCTGATTGGTACCACACCGCTGCGAAGAAGATCTCGGCCACTACGCATTTCGG TATTCCTGACGCTGGTCTCATCAACGGCGTTGGCAGACATTATCGTGGATTAGACACGGACAAGACTAAATTGACGGTTATTAAagtcaagaaaggaaagcg TTACCGAATGCGTCTTATCAACATGGCATGTGACCCCATGTTCAAGTTCTATATTGAGGGACACGACGT AGACATTATCGAAGTAGACGGGATCAGTCATAAGAAATTGACCGTCGACTCGTTGAAGATCTACGCCG GCCAAAGATACTCCTTTATC CTCGACGCTAATAAACGAGTTGACAATTACT GGATCCGTTCCAAACCCAACGCTGGACTTGAGCAGAGCTTTATCAATGGATTGAATTCCGCTGTGTTGAGATACGAAGGCGCACCCGACGTGGAACCGGATCCTACGGATGAGGACGATGTTATTCAGAAGTTGAACAAGCCTCTGAAAGAGTCCAAGCTTGCC CCACTAGAAAGGCTCAATGTTCCCGGCCAACCTCGACCCGGAGGCGTCGATTATGCTCTCCACCTGCAATGGGGATTT AATAAAACAACACCAAACTTCATGGTcaacaaaaaagaaatgGTCGCCCCCAGCGCTCCAGTTCTATTACAGATCCTGAGTGGTACCACGGATCCAAGCAAGTTGCTCCCGAAGGGAATGGTTTATCCTCTGCCCATGAACTCGTCAGTGGAAATCTCGATGTCGGGAGGAATTCTTGGGATTGAG CATCCCCTCCATTTGCACGGT CACTCTTTTGATGTTGTCCGAGTCGCAGGAAGCAACGAATACAACTACGTCAACCCCGTACATCGGGACGTCGCCAACACCGGAGGATTGCGAGATAACGTTACCATTCGTTTCCGGACCGACAACCCTGGACCATGGTTCCTCCATTGTCATATTGATTGGCATTTGGTCAC TGGTATGGGTATCATCTTTGCGGAGGGTATCAATCAGACGAGGACAGATATCAAACCTCCAG CCGCATGGAACGAGCTCTGCGCTAAGTATGATGCTCTTCCTCCTGATGTCAAGGGTGGCGAGTAA
- a CDS encoding uncharacterized protein (BUSCO:EOG09265FTN) gives MHASLIRRQLGGIVPPKIASKNLVSGGSGEGLGPLVNFYSKLPKGSAQARVGGIKNRYFNGNNASGAPLAWLIVGLFAIGYTIDYNMHLKHHKNHAH, from the exons ATGCACGCCTCTCTCATCCGCCGCCAGCTCGGTGGGATCGTTCCACCTAAAATTGCCAGCAAGAATCTCGTC TCTGGGGGATCTGGTGAAGGCCTCGGCCCTCTCGTCAACTTCTACTCCAAACTCCCCAAAGGTTCTGCCCAAGCACGCGTAGGAGGAATTAAGAACCGATACTTTAACGGAAACAATGCGAGCGGGGCGCCTTTAGCCTGGCTCATAGTTGGTTTGTTTGCGATTGGGTATACAATCGACTACAACA TGCACTTGA AGCATCACAAGAACCACGCTCATTAA